In Natronomonas halophila, one DNA window encodes the following:
- a CDS encoding acyl-CoA carboxylase subunit beta, translating into MRVRIAGEASVEEAEAIAQAMATHAEADVEVYIGDADEPAATSEADQSPIEDDLGPTEREEELLEQIEAIEAGGPEKYKEQLPEQGKRFVRDRIDLWFNDGFLFEDGKFAEFDADDQLPADGLITGGAEFEGRDVHFMANDYTVKRGSMAAKGVEKFLRMQQRALKTGKPVLYLMDSSGGRIDQQTGFFANREGIGKYYYNHSRLSGRVPQICVLYGPCIAGAAYTPVFADFTVMVEGMSSMAIASPRMVKMVTGEDIDLDTLGGPKVHTTESGSADLIARDEEHARELVAQLVQYLPNNSDEDPPEVASKPPKYQPNGIDSVIPQEPNKGYDMHDVIDRVVDRDSFFELQPDYGPEILTGFAHLDGSPVGIVANQPAERAGAIFPDAAEKAAQFVWKCDAYNIPLLYLCDTPGFMAGSQVEKEGILEKGKKMIYATSEATVPKQSVVVRKAYGAGIYAMSGPAYDPESTIALPSGEIGIMGPEAAINAVYARKLAEIDDEEERKEKERELREEYREDIDVRRMASEVVIDEIIPPSSLREELATRFRFYEDVEKDRPSKKHGTVL; encoded by the coding sequence ATGAGAGTCCGCATCGCGGGAGAGGCCAGCGTCGAGGAGGCCGAGGCCATCGCCCAAGCCATGGCGACCCACGCCGAGGCCGACGTGGAGGTTTACATCGGCGACGCCGACGAACCGGCCGCGACCAGCGAGGCCGACCAGTCGCCAATCGAGGACGACCTCGGCCCGACCGAACGCGAGGAGGAACTCCTCGAGCAGATCGAGGCAATCGAAGCGGGCGGCCCCGAGAAGTACAAGGAACAACTGCCCGAGCAGGGCAAACGCTTCGTCCGGGACCGCATCGATTTGTGGTTCAACGACGGCTTCCTCTTCGAGGACGGCAAGTTCGCGGAGTTCGACGCCGACGACCAACTGCCGGCGGACGGCCTCATCACCGGCGGCGCGGAGTTCGAGGGCCGGGACGTCCACTTCATGGCCAACGACTACACGGTCAAACGCGGCAGTATGGCCGCCAAGGGCGTCGAGAAGTTCCTCCGGATGCAGCAGCGCGCCCTCAAGACGGGCAAGCCGGTGCTGTATCTGATGGACTCCTCGGGCGGCCGCATCGACCAGCAGACCGGCTTCTTCGCCAACCGCGAGGGCATCGGGAAGTACTACTACAACCACTCGCGGCTTTCGGGTCGCGTCCCGCAGATCTGTGTCCTCTATGGGCCGTGTATCGCCGGGGCCGCCTACACGCCCGTCTTCGCCGACTTCACCGTCATGGTCGAGGGGATGTCCTCGATGGCCATCGCCTCGCCGCGGATGGTGAAGATGGTCACCGGCGAGGACATCGACCTCGATACGCTGGGCGGTCCGAAGGTCCACACCACCGAATCCGGCAGTGCCGACCTTATCGCTCGCGACGAGGAACACGCCCGCGAGTTGGTCGCCCAACTCGTTCAGTACCTCCCGAACAACAGCGACGAGGACCCACCCGAGGTCGCCTCGAAGCCGCCGAAATACCAGCCCAACGGCATCGACTCGGTCATCCCGCAGGAACCGAACAAGGGCTACGACATGCACGACGTCATCGACCGCGTCGTCGACCGGGATTCCTTCTTCGAACTCCAGCCCGACTACGGCCCCGAAATCCTGACGGGCTTTGCCCATCTCGACGGCAGTCCGGTCGGCATCGTCGCCAACCAGCCGGCCGAACGCGCGGGTGCCATCTTCCCCGATGCCGCCGAGAAGGCCGCCCAGTTCGTCTGGAAGTGTGACGCCTACAATATCCCGCTGCTGTATCTCTGTGACACGCCCGGTTTCATGGCCGGCTCACAGGTCGAAAAGGAGGGCATCCTCGAAAAGGGCAAAAAGATGATTTACGCCACCAGCGAGGCGACGGTGCCGAAACAGAGCGTCGTCGTCCGGAAGGCCTACGGCGCCGGTATCTACGCCATGTCCGGGCCGGCCTACGACCCCGAATCGACCATCGCGCTCCCCTCCGGCGAAATCGGGATTATGGGCCCCGAGGCGGCCATCAACGCCGTTTATGCCCGCAAACTCGCCGAAATCGACGACGAGGAAGAGCGCAAGGAGAAGGAACGAGAACTCCGCGAGGAGTACCGCGAGGACATCGACGTCCGGCGGATGGCCAGCGAAGTCGTCATCGACGAAATCATCCCGCCGTCCAGCCTGCGAGAGGAGTTGGCCACGCGGTTCCGCTTCTACGAGGACGTCGAGAAGGACCGGCCCTCGAAGAAACACGGCACCGTTCTCTGA
- a CDS encoding alpha-1 4-glucan-protein synthase — translation MSQDICVVVPTIREYDCMRAYFDNARQHDFDLSRLHVVLVTEDFCETDAMREMLDEEGVSGEVFDGTRRQEWYDEQGISEYSHLVPAASHAETSFGLLYMWANPQFEYGFFIDDDTLPHDEDDFFGQHLRNLAFDGEIESVSSDENWVNVLYQNHDDHGLYPRGYPYSAMHESVETETTHVDSVVASQGLWTNVPDLDAVRILMDGDLQGQAQTRTTREDFTNDFVAADGDYLTVCSMNLAFEREVIPAFYQLPMDDNQWDVGRFDDIWSGVFLKRACDVLGKQIYNGFPLCEHNKAPRSTFDDLHNEVAGLELNEHVWELIDGVGSDSDSYAGVFEAMGQRLADGDFEEYQNGAFFNHVGEYMLDWLDCLDQLESARVPAAADD, via the coding sequence ATGAGTCAGGACATCTGTGTCGTCGTCCCCACGATACGGGAGTACGACTGCATGCGGGCGTATTTCGACAACGCTCGGCAACACGATTTCGACCTCTCGCGACTGCACGTCGTCCTCGTCACCGAGGACTTCTGTGAGACCGACGCGATGCGTGAGATGCTCGACGAGGAAGGCGTCTCCGGCGAGGTTTTCGACGGAACGCGCCGTCAGGAATGGTACGACGAGCAGGGCATCTCGGAGTACAGCCACCTCGTACCGGCCGCCAGCCACGCCGAGACGAGTTTCGGTCTGCTGTACATGTGGGCCAACCCGCAGTTCGAGTACGGCTTCTTCATCGACGACGACACCCTGCCGCACGACGAGGACGACTTCTTCGGCCAGCACCTCCGCAACCTCGCCTTCGACGGCGAAATCGAGTCGGTCTCCTCCGACGAGAACTGGGTCAACGTCCTCTACCAGAACCACGACGACCACGGCCTCTATCCGCGCGGATATCCCTACTCCGCGATGCACGAGTCCGTCGAAACCGAGACGACCCACGTCGACAGCGTCGTCGCCTCGCAGGGCCTCTGGACCAACGTCCCGGACCTCGACGCCGTCCGCATCCTCATGGACGGCGACCTGCAGGGGCAGGCCCAGACCCGCACCACGCGCGAGGACTTCACCAACGACTTCGTCGCCGCCGACGGCGACTACCTCACCGTCTGCTCGATGAACCTCGCCTTCGAGCGGGAGGTCATCCCCGCCTTCTATCAGTTGCCGATGGACGACAACCAGTGGGACGTCGGCCGCTTCGACGACATCTGGAGCGGCGTCTTCCTCAAGCGGGCCTGCGACGTTCTCGGCAAGCAGATTTACAACGGCTTCCCGCTGTGTGAGCACAACAAGGCGCCGCGGTCGACGTTCGACGACCTCCACAACGAGGTCGCCGGCCTCGAACTCAACGAACACGTCTGGGAACTCATCGACGGCGTCGGCTCCGATTCCGATTCCTACGCCGGCGTCTTCGAGGCGATGGGCCAGCGACTGGCCGACGGCGACTTCGAGGAGTACCAGAACGGCGCGTTCTTCAACCACGTCGGCGAGTACATGCTCGATTGGCTGGACTGTCTCGACCAACTGGAATCGGCACGCGTCCCCGCCGCGGCGGACGACTGA
- a CDS encoding redoxin domain-containing protein, which translates to MIQQGQKAPDFALPGIERGEPDVYELFRAIEAGDAVLLWFFPATFLPTATAELAAIRDAGWHDADGLRVWGISMDSIYAASSYADQYDLPMALLGDGGSAADYYGVRHEEWEGHYGPPKRAVFLVGSDWDVAFAWATDDAFARSDPSPVADVASVLDEMFPNIETDVSVDYDAYFG; encoded by the coding sequence ATGATTCAGCAGGGTCAGAAAGCCCCGGATTTCGCGCTCCCGGGCATCGAGCGGGGTGAACCGGACGTCTACGAACTCTTTCGGGCTATCGAGGCCGGCGACGCCGTGCTGCTGTGGTTCTTCCCGGCGACGTTTCTGCCGACGGCGACCGCGGAACTGGCGGCGATTCGGGACGCCGGGTGGCACGACGCCGACGGCCTCCGGGTGTGGGGTATCTCGATGGATAGCATCTACGCGGCGTCGTCCTACGCCGACCAGTACGACCTGCCGATGGCCCTGCTCGGCGACGGCGGGAGCGCGGCCGACTACTACGGCGTCCGCCACGAGGAGTGGGAAGGCCACTACGGGCCGCCGAAACGGGCGGTCTTCCTCGTCGGTTCGGACTGGGACGTCGCCTTCGCGTGGGCGACCGACGACGCGTTCGCGCGGTCGGACCCCTCGCCGGTCGCGGACGTCGCGTCCGTACTCGACGAGATGTTTCCGAACATCGAGACGGACGTGTCCGTCGACTACGACGCCTATTTCGGCTGA
- a CDS encoding DedA family protein codes for MYTTVIDAGASLVAQYGVFALLVVFALEGALVGKVIPTRTLFVAAVLAIGTTTAGMLSVAAAAVAGATAGQVVLFALVRHTDVASDRFAGEATDESSRVARWFDRWGLSAVALSNTLPVARGTLTVPAAMTDENAVRFSASSMVGSSIYACGLLAVGGGIELLLTIA; via the coding sequence ATGTACACCACCGTCATCGACGCTGGGGCGTCGCTCGTCGCCCAGTACGGGGTTTTCGCCCTGCTGGTCGTCTTCGCCCTGGAGGGTGCGCTCGTGGGGAAGGTCATTCCCACGCGCACGCTGTTCGTCGCCGCGGTGCTGGCTATCGGCACCACGACGGCCGGGATGCTGTCGGTGGCTGCCGCCGCCGTCGCCGGCGCGACGGCCGGACAGGTAGTCCTCTTCGCGCTCGTCCGCCACACCGACGTGGCATCCGACCGGTTCGCAGGCGAGGCCACGGACGAGTCGAGTCGCGTCGCCCGCTGGTTCGACCGCTGGGGACTGTCGGCTGTCGCCCTATCGAACACCCTGCCGGTCGCTCGCGGGACGCTTACCGTTCCGGCGGCGATGACCGACGAGAACGCAGTCCGGTTTTCGGCCTCCTCGATGGTCGGCTCGTCGATCTACGCCTGTGGCCTGCTGGCGGTCGGTGGCGGTATCGAACTGCTGTTGACCATCGCGTAG
- a CDS encoding substrate-binding domain-containing protein, with protein sequence MTERPYFNDAQSRRRFLVTAGTAGAVGLAGCSDVLPGGNGNGNGEDPPVGQIGSGREGRSPGGVSMEEMPDLEGELTVYSGRGEFLVGELVEYIESLYDDFTLNIRYGGSTDLVNQIINEGEGTPADVFYSVNSGSLGALASEGRTQPLPDEVLDFVREEFHTDEWVGTSGRARTVPFNTNALSEGDLPDDIMEYPDVDADLGWAPSYGSCQAFVTAMRLLEGEEATKQWLEGVLDAGITSYPDEFVACQAIADGEIDAAFTNHYYIQRVLDGSPDAPIATSFTEGDAGAMFNVAGAAVTDAASDADLASNFVRHLLSGEAQDYFARTTFEYPLIPGVEPIGDLPTIDELDVPDLDLTQLSDLEPTIDLMREAGVNI encoded by the coding sequence ATGACTGAACGACCATATTTCAACGACGCACAGAGTCGCCGTCGGTTCCTCGTGACCGCCGGGACGGCCGGTGCGGTCGGCCTCGCCGGCTGTTCCGACGTCCTCCCCGGCGGCAATGGCAACGGCAACGGTGAGGACCCGCCCGTCGGCCAGATCGGTTCCGGCCGCGAGGGCCGTTCGCCCGGCGGCGTCTCCATGGAGGAGATGCCCGACCTCGAAGGCGAACTGACCGTCTACTCCGGCCGCGGGGAGTTCCTCGTCGGCGAGCTCGTCGAGTACATCGAGAGCCTCTACGACGACTTCACGCTCAACATCCGCTACGGCGGCTCGACCGACCTCGTCAACCAGATTATCAACGAGGGCGAGGGTACGCCCGCCGACGTCTTCTACTCTGTCAACTCCGGGTCCCTCGGCGCACTCGCTTCCGAGGGCCGTACCCAGCCCCTGCCCGACGAGGTGCTGGATTTCGTTCGCGAGGAGTTCCACACCGACGAGTGGGTCGGCACCTCCGGTCGCGCGCGGACGGTCCCCTTCAACACGAACGCACTCTCGGAAGGAGACCTCCCCGACGACATCATGGAATACCCCGACGTCGACGCCGACCTCGGGTGGGCGCCGTCCTACGGCTCCTGTCAGGCGTTCGTGACCGCGATGCGCCTCCTGGAGGGCGAGGAGGCCACCAAGCAGTGGCTCGAAGGCGTCCTCGATGCGGGCATCACGAGCTACCCCGACGAGTTCGTCGCCTGTCAGGCCATCGCCGACGGCGAAATCGACGCCGCGTTCACCAACCACTACTACATCCAGCGCGTCCTCGATGGCTCGCCGGACGCGCCCATCGCGACCTCCTTTACCGAGGGCGACGCCGGCGCGATGTTCAACGTCGCCGGCGCGGCCGTCACCGACGCCGCCTCCGACGCCGACCTCGCCTCGAACTTCGTCCGTCACCTCCTGTCCGGCGAGGCCCAGGACTACTTCGCCCGCACCACCTTCGAGTACCCGCTCATCCCGGGCGTCGAACCCATCGGCGACCTGCCGACCATCGACGAACTCGACGTGCCGGACCTCGACCTCACCCAGCTTTCGGACCTCGAACCGACCATCGACCTGATGCGCGAGGCCGGCGTCAACATCTGA
- a CDS encoding PH domain-containing protein: protein MADPSTGSPSLDWLTLDDDEELLWSSRPHRSSVVPALVVGIPLSFVLIGIPIVLGAYLTYQNTHYVVTDAGLYKKTGILSRDVQKIGFDKVQNTSYSQSAVGGYFGYGNVDVSTAGGSGVEMRFRSVPNPADVQQRINKRVKSKEPATDDKSEVLEDVLTELRAIRAELEER, encoded by the coding sequence ATGGCCGATCCCTCCACCGGTTCGCCGTCGCTCGATTGGTTGACGCTGGACGACGACGAGGAACTCCTGTGGTCGAGCCGTCCTCACCGGAGTAGCGTCGTCCCCGCACTCGTCGTCGGGATTCCGCTTTCCTTCGTCCTCATCGGCATCCCCATCGTCCTCGGGGCGTATCTCACCTATCAGAACACCCACTACGTCGTCACCGACGCCGGCCTCTACAAGAAGACCGGCATCCTCTCTCGGGACGTACAGAAGATCGGCTTCGACAAGGTCCAGAACACCTCCTACAGCCAGTCGGCCGTCGGCGGCTACTTCGGCTACGGCAACGTCGACGTCTCGACGGCCGGCGGCAGCGGCGTCGAGATGCGCTTCCGGTCGGTCCCGAACCCCGCGGACGTCCAGCAGCGCATCAACAAGCGCGTCAAATCGAAGGAACCGGCGACCGACGACAAAAGCGAGGTCCTCGAAGACGTGCTGACGGAACTCCGGGCCATCCGCGCCGAACTCGAAGAGCGATGA
- a CDS encoding Glu/Leu/Phe/Val family dehydrogenase translates to MAEDVNPFESLQEQIDDAAAYLDIGADTLERLKNPERVLETNLSVELDDGDIGVFRAYRSQFNGDRGPYKGGIRYHPGVSRDEVKALSGWMVYKCAVVDIPYGGGKGGIVIDPHQYSETELERITRAFAEELRPLIGEDRDIPAPDVNTGQREMNWIKDTYETLENTTEPGVVTGKAIESGGSRGRVEATGRSTMLTAREAFDLLGKDMTGASVAVQGYGNAGSIAAKLLQDELGANIVAVSDSSGAVHDPAGLDAHEVKAKKNETGAVTDFESDSARELTNEELLTLDVDLLVPAALENAIDADLAEDVEADVIVEAANGPLTPDADDVLTDRDVYVFPDILANAGGVTVSYFEWVQNRQRFYWTEEKVNDELERHIVEAFDGLVDAYEEYDLPNFRTAAYVVALKRVLSAYEEAGSWP, encoded by the coding sequence ATGGCCGAGGATGTCAATCCCTTCGAGAGTCTGCAGGAACAGATAGACGACGCCGCCGCCTATCTTGATATCGGTGCGGACACGCTCGAACGCCTGAAAAACCCCGAACGTGTACTGGAGACGAACCTCTCGGTCGAACTAGACGATGGGGACATCGGCGTGTTCCGTGCGTACCGCTCCCAGTTCAACGGTGACCGAGGCCCTTATAAGGGCGGTATCCGCTATCATCCGGGCGTCTCCCGCGACGAGGTAAAGGCGCTCTCCGGCTGGATGGTTTATAAATGCGCGGTCGTCGATATCCCCTACGGCGGCGGGAAGGGTGGCATCGTCATCGACCCTCATCAGTACTCCGAGACCGAACTCGAACGTATCACCCGCGCCTTCGCCGAGGAACTGCGGCCCCTCATCGGCGAGGACCGGGACATCCCCGCCCCGGACGTCAACACCGGCCAGCGGGAGATGAACTGGATCAAAGACACCTACGAGACGCTGGAGAACACGACCGAACCCGGCGTCGTCACCGGGAAAGCAATCGAATCGGGTGGCTCCCGTGGCCGCGTCGAGGCGACGGGTCGGTCGACGATGCTCACCGCCCGGGAGGCCTTCGACCTGCTCGGCAAGGACATGACCGGCGCCTCCGTCGCGGTGCAGGGCTACGGCAACGCCGGCAGCATCGCCGCGAAACTCCTGCAGGACGAACTCGGCGCGAATATCGTCGCGGTCTCCGATTCCTCCGGTGCGGTCCACGACCCGGCCGGCCTCGACGCCCACGAGGTCAAAGCAAAGAAAAACGAGACGGGCGCCGTCACCGACTTCGAGAGCGACTCCGCCAGGGAGTTGACCAACGAGGAACTGCTGACCCTCGACGTCGACCTGCTGGTACCCGCCGCGCTGGAAAACGCCATCGACGCGGACCTCGCCGAGGACGTGGAGGCCGACGTCATCGTCGAGGCGGCCAATGGGCCGCTGACGCCGGACGCCGACGACGTGTTGACCGACCGCGACGTCTACGTCTTCCCCGACATCCTCGCCAACGCGGGCGGCGTTACCGTTTCCTACTTCGAGTGGGTCCAGAACCGCCAGCGCTTCTACTGGACCGAGGAGAAGGTCAACGACGAACTCGAACGCCACATCGTCGAGGCCTTCGACGGCCTCGTCGACGCCTACGAGGAGTACGACCTGCCGAACTTCCGAACCGCCGCCTACGTCGTCGCCCTCAAGCGCGTCCTCTCGGCCTACGAGGAAGCCGGTTCGTGGCCGTAA
- a CDS encoding response regulator yields MGAVQDLLPSLVPDTIRLLHVEDDPDFGALAAEFLESEDDRVSVISAGSAAEGLEVFDDEDVDCIVSDYDMPEMNGIEFLKRVRRADPRVPFILFTGKGSEEVASEAISHDVTDYLQKKRGSDQYRVLLNRIINAVEGYRAESRLMQAFTALYNGKQSVGIIDTDGRYMFVNPSYAATYGLQPEDLIGKSWHRLYPKGEIRRFEEEVLPQLDHQTSWSGEATAVRADGTRIKQQLRVSNIGNGAHVWFINNVQ; encoded by the coding sequence ATGGGTGCCGTTCAGGACCTGCTTCCGTCCCTCGTTCCGGATACCATCCGGCTGCTCCACGTCGAGGACGACCCGGATTTCGGCGCACTGGCGGCCGAGTTCCTCGAATCCGAGGACGACCGTGTGTCCGTCATCTCCGCCGGATCCGCGGCCGAGGGACTGGAGGTCTTCGATGACGAGGACGTCGACTGTATCGTCAGTGACTACGATATGCCCGAGATGAACGGCATCGAGTTCCTGAAACGCGTCCGGCGAGCGGACCCGCGGGTGCCCTTCATCCTCTTTACCGGCAAGGGGAGCGAGGAAGTCGCCAGCGAAGCCATCTCCCACGACGTGACCGATTACCTCCAGAAGAAACGCGGGAGCGACCAGTACCGGGTGCTGCTCAACCGCATCATCAACGCGGTCGAAGGCTATCGGGCCGAGAGCCGCCTCATGCAGGCATTTACGGCGCTCTACAACGGCAAACAGTCGGTGGGAATCATCGACACCGACGGTCGATACATGTTCGTCAACCCCTCCTATGCGGCGACCTACGGCCTCCAGCCGGAGGACCTCATCGGCAAATCCTGGCACCGCCTCTACCCGAAGGGCGAAATCAGGCGCTTCGAGGAGGAGGTTCTGCCGCAACTGGACCACCAGACGTCTTGGAGCGGCGAGGCGACCGCCGTGCGTGCCGACGGTACCCGAATCAAACAGCAACTCCGCGTGAGCAACATCGGCAACGGCGCCCACGTCTGGTTTATAAATAACGTTCAGTGA
- a CDS encoding HpcH/HpaI aldolase/citrate lyase family protein — protein sequence MARRSVLFSPADQPALMHKAPNAGADTVVFDLEDAVAPGRKAQAREAVNDVLTDPGFDPDCEVCLRVNADPATADADLETALAGDPRLDAVMVPKAESAAGVREMDELVREHGYDLPVFALCESAAGVLNAQEIAATPAVDAVAFGAEDLSADIGATRTESGEEVSYARQHVVLAAGAADIDAIDTVFTDIEDTDRLAEETAFAAQLGYGGKMAIHPGQVPVINEAFTPDEGDVEWAERVLDAREEADDEERGVFRVDGEMIDAPLIARAERIMERYRAAEE from the coding sequence ATGGCCCGCAGAAGCGTACTTTTCTCGCCTGCCGACCAGCCGGCGTTGATGCACAAGGCCCCGAACGCGGGCGCGGATACGGTCGTCTTCGACCTCGAAGACGCCGTCGCCCCCGGCCGGAAGGCCCAGGCCCGCGAGGCGGTCAACGACGTCCTGACGGACCCGGGATTCGACCCCGATTGTGAGGTGTGTCTCCGCGTCAACGCCGACCCCGCGACGGCCGATGCGGACCTCGAAACCGCGCTGGCCGGCGACCCCCGTCTCGACGCGGTGATGGTACCGAAAGCCGAGTCGGCGGCGGGCGTCCGCGAGATGGACGAGTTGGTCCGCGAACACGGCTACGACCTGCCGGTGTTCGCGCTGTGTGAGTCGGCCGCCGGCGTGCTCAACGCACAGGAGATAGCAGCCACGCCCGCGGTCGATGCGGTCGCGTTCGGTGCCGAGGACCTCTCGGCGGACATCGGGGCGACTCGCACGGAATCCGGCGAGGAGGTCTCGTATGCCCGCCAGCACGTCGTCCTCGCAGCAGGCGCGGCCGATATCGACGCTATCGATACGGTCTTTACCGATATCGAGGACACCGACCGACTGGCCGAGGAGACGGCCTTCGCGGCCCAACTGGGCTACGGCGGCAAGATGGCTATCCATCCCGGGCAGGTGCCGGTCATCAACGAGGCGTTTACGCCCGACGAGGGGGATGTCGAATGGGCCGAGCGCGTCCTCGACGCCCGGGAGGAGGCCGACGACGAGGAGCGAGGGGTGTTTCGCGTCGACGGCGAGATGATCGACGCCCCGCTTATCGCCCGCGCCGAACGCATCATGGAACGGTATCGCGCCGCCGAGGAGTGA
- a CDS encoding PH domain-containing protein — protein sequence MTDAWLTPEPGETVEWEASPRLMRALPAFLISLALVVGAVGGAVVVDRLAVAGLFVAPLPGAYAYLRVVNTRFVLTNRALYRKTGILGVDVRTVELDRVQNSKSSQGILGTAFGYGSVTVDVAGGSDLRYFDIYDPDEVRADIERLAGGSNEIPGTIEQWREVREELRAIRRLIDGQPK from the coding sequence ATGACCGACGCGTGGCTGACGCCCGAACCCGGCGAAACCGTCGAGTGGGAGGCCAGTCCACGGCTGATGCGCGCCCTCCCGGCATTCCTTATCAGCCTCGCGCTCGTCGTCGGGGCCGTCGGCGGTGCCGTCGTGGTCGACCGTCTCGCGGTCGCCGGTCTGTTCGTGGCACCGCTTCCCGGAGCGTACGCCTACCTCCGGGTCGTCAACACCCGGTTCGTGCTCACGAACCGCGCTCTGTATCGGAAGACCGGCATTCTCGGGGTCGACGTACGGACCGTCGAACTCGACCGCGTCCAGAACAGCAAATCCTCACAGGGCATTCTCGGAACCGCCTTCGGCTACGGGAGCGTCACCGTCGACGTCGCCGGCGGTTCCGACCTCCGGTATTTCGACATCTACGACCCCGACGAGGTCCGTGCGGATATCGAACGCCTCGCTGGCGGCAGCAACGAGATCCCGGGCACCATCGAGCAGTGGCGCGAGGTCCGCGAGGAACTGCGGGCGATTCGCCGCCTGATCGATGGTCAGCCGAAATAG
- a CDS encoding MaoC family dehydratase yields MPGLYYEEFEVGETIEHDKRRTISEADNQQFCDMTMNQQPLHLDADFAADTQFGDRLVNGLYTMSLAVGLSIPDTTDGTIVANLSYDNVEHPNPVFHGDTVYARTTVTDKHETSDGERGIVEMHVEAYKAESDGEDTLVCEFDRTALSLKKPE; encoded by the coding sequence ATGCCCGGACTGTACTACGAGGAGTTCGAGGTCGGCGAGACCATCGAACACGACAAGCGACGCACGATAAGCGAGGCCGACAATCAGCAGTTCTGCGACATGACGATGAACCAGCAACCGCTCCATCTGGACGCGGATTTCGCCGCCGACACCCAGTTCGGCGACCGGCTCGTCAACGGCCTCTACACGATGAGTCTCGCCGTCGGCCTCTCGATTCCCGATACGACGGACGGCACCATCGTCGCCAACCTCTCCTACGACAACGTCGAGCACCCCAACCCCGTCTTCCACGGCGATACCGTCTACGCACGGACCACCGTCACCGACAAGCACGAGACCTCCGACGGCGAGCGCGGCATCGTCGAGATGCACGTCGAGGCCTATAAAGCCGAATCCGACGGCGAGGATACCCTCGTCTGTGAGTTCGACCGGACCGCGCTGTCGCTGAAGAAGCCGGAGTAA